In one Mucilaginibacter ginsenosidivorax genomic region, the following are encoded:
- a CDS encoding type II toxin-antitoxin system VapC family toxin: protein MISLIDSNILIYSFLTEYQYLREIITNEFSCISEISRVEILGFHGLKKDDEKYFLDIFDVITIIAPSTEIFDCAIQIRKSHRLKLGDSIIAATALVNGLNLYTRNVSDFDKVTGLKCVNPIK from the coding sequence ATGATTTCATTAATCGACAGCAATATTCTCATTTATTCTTTTTTAACTGAGTATCAATACTTACGGGAGATTATCACTAATGAGTTTTCCTGTATTTCTGAAATATCAAGAGTTGAGATTCTTGGATTTCACGGATTAAAAAAAGACGATGAAAAATATTTTCTTGACATATTTGACGTCATCACGATTATCGCTCCCTCGACCGAAATATTTGACTGCGCAATACAGATTCGAAAATCTCATCGATTAAAGTTAGGCGATAGTATTATTGCTGCTACAGCATTAGTTAACGGACTGAATTTATACACGCGAAATGTTTCTGATTTTGATAAGGTTACAGGTTTAAAATGTGTCAATCCTATAAAGTAA
- a CDS encoding RNA polymerase sigma factor → MFLEPKYTIEQLVERCKAGERKAQELLYKQLAGKMLAVCMRYATDRMEAEDMLQNGFIKVFGKMTDYRADGSFEGWVRRIMVHSSIEYYRKHHKMMQVVDMDEAGTEPSVNPIAAANLDAKVLMGLIQQLAPGYRIVFNLYALEGYAHKEIAEIVGITEGASKSQLSRARTILKEQIAKMESKSYGYAG, encoded by the coding sequence ATGTTTTTGGAACCTAAATATACTATCGAACAATTGGTTGAACGCTGCAAAGCGGGCGAACGTAAGGCACAGGAATTGTTATACAAACAATTGGCCGGTAAAATGCTGGCCGTGTGTATGCGTTACGCTACCGATAGAATGGAGGCCGAAGACATGCTGCAAAACGGGTTTATAAAAGTTTTTGGCAAGATGACTGATTACCGGGCAGATGGATCATTTGAAGGTTGGGTAAGGCGCATTATGGTACACAGTTCTATTGAATACTATCGCAAGCACCACAAAATGATGCAGGTGGTTGATATGGACGAGGCAGGCACCGAACCATCGGTTAACCCGATAGCTGCCGCCAACCTTGATGCCAAAGTGCTGATGGGGCTGATACAGCAACTGGCACCGGGTTACCGCATTGTATTTAACCTGTATGCTTTAGAAGGTTACGCACACAAAGAAATTGCCGAAATTGTAGGCATCACCGAAGGGGCATCAAAATCGCAGCTATCAAGGGCGAGAACGATATTAAAAGAACAAATTGCAAAAATGGAGAGCAAAAGCTATGGATATGCAGGATAA
- a CDS encoding outer membrane beta-barrel protein — MKRLILTAMLCVAASYGFAQTTTTTTTTIVDSTKTGTDTTIVTKKHIKVKLGLGHDAPYVSPYSNDSTKVQRTKAPGFSFGITFSRIDLGFATLLDHGSFTLSPNNQFLSYRQAKTANFGFDVVQFGYRFNSAFKIYVSGGFDWTNIRLRQDITIQRNAPVLTYLPDSIHFSKNRFSSSYLRIPLSFYYRSHEDSRGNYFRLVVGPEVGILLNGRVKQISEERGKQKFDDDYHFAKLRKGAFIRMGYGIMGIYAKYYFNDMFENSPAQEGLRNFSFGLTLGF; from the coding sequence ATGAAACGTTTAATTTTAACGGCAATGCTATGCGTTGCAGCAAGCTACGGCTTTGCCCAAACCACCACAACTACCACAACCACTATAGTCGACTCGACCAAAACCGGTACAGATACCACTATTGTAACCAAAAAACATATCAAAGTTAAATTAGGGCTTGGCCATGATGCACCTTATGTATCGCCATATAGCAACGACAGCACAAAAGTACAAAGGACAAAAGCCCCTGGTTTTTCTTTCGGAATAACCTTTTCAAGGATCGACCTTGGCTTTGCTACTTTGCTTGACCATGGCAGCTTCACGCTGTCGCCCAATAACCAGTTCCTGAGTTACCGCCAGGCCAAAACAGCCAACTTTGGGTTTGATGTGGTACAATTTGGTTACCGCTTTAACAGCGCCTTCAAAATATATGTTTCGGGCGGGTTCGACTGGACCAACATCCGCCTGCGCCAGGATATTACCATACAACGCAATGCGCCGGTGTTAACCTACTTGCCCGATAGTATACATTTCAGTAAAAACCGGTTTTCATCAAGCTACCTGCGCATTCCCTTATCATTCTACTACCGCAGTCATGAGGATAGCCGTGGCAACTACTTCCGCCTGGTTGTGGGCCCCGAGGTTGGCATCCTGCTTAACGGACGTGTAAAACAAATAAGCGAAGAACGCGGCAAGCAAAAATTTGACGACGATTATCACTTTGCCAAACTGCGCAAAGGCGCATTCATCCGCATGGGCTACGGCATCATGGGCATCTACGCCAAATACTACTTTAACGATATGTTTGAAAACAGCCCCGCCCAGGAAGGGTTAAGAAACTTCAGCTTTGGATTGACGCTGGGATTTTAA
- a CDS encoding ABC transporter ATP-binding protein, translated as MSDIPFLQAIAVSKIYPGKQAAGVKNTDISIQPGKITAIIGESGSGKSTLLRLLYGLLSPDEGIVKFKGERIWGPEEKLIPGHDAMKMVTQHTDDLNLFAKVWDNVAAMLPATDLKAKKEKTEQILTQLNMLHMADKRVADLSGGEKQRVAIARAIITRPQVLLLDEPFNQVDTSFREGLQQDIRQIVKELGITVIMVSHDPAEVLSMADELVVIKNGQIVEQGHPKTLYQHPQHLYTAQLLSNCNVLSAADAQICGIETIKDHVVIYPDWIRIKLISSTKSWAIKQILFRGFYEDLILEKEGVLLRVSNGEPDSYKEGDMVSVRFWKWLEY; from the coding sequence ATGTCAGACATTCCTTTTTTGCAGGCTATTGCAGTAAGTAAAATATATCCCGGTAAACAGGCGGCCGGTGTTAAAAATACAGATATCTCTATCCAACCCGGAAAAATAACGGCTATTATTGGTGAAAGCGGAAGCGGGAAAAGCACGCTGCTGCGATTATTATACGGTCTGCTTTCTCCTGATGAAGGCATTGTTAAGTTTAAAGGCGAACGCATCTGGGGGCCCGAAGAAAAGCTGATTCCCGGTCATGATGCCATGAAAATGGTTACCCAGCATACCGACGACCTGAACCTGTTTGCCAAAGTTTGGGATAACGTAGCAGCCATGCTGCCCGCAACCGACCTAAAAGCCAAAAAGGAAAAAACAGAGCAAATTTTAACACAACTCAACATGCTCCACATGGCCGACAAACGGGTGGCCGACCTTAGTGGCGGCGAAAAGCAGCGTGTTGCCATTGCAAGGGCCATCATTACCCGCCCGCAGGTTTTATTACTGGATGAGCCGTTTAACCAGGTAGATACTTCCTTCAGGGAGGGTTTGCAGCAGGATATCAGGCAGATTGTAAAAGAACTTGGCATTACGGTTATCATGGTGTCGCATGATCCGGCCGAGGTGCTGTCTATGGCCGATGAACTGGTGGTGATAAAAAACGGCCAAATAGTGGAGCAGGGGCACCCAAAAACCTTGTATCAACACCCGCAGCATTTGTATACCGCCCAACTGCTAAGTAATTGTAATGTACTTAGCGCTGCCGACGCGCAGATTTGCGGTATTGAAACCATAAAAGACCACGTAGTAATTTATCCCGACTGGATAAGGATCAAACTGATCTCATCAACCAAAAGCTGGGCAATAAAACAAATCCTTTTCCGTGGTTTTTATGAAGACCTGATACTTGAAAAAGAGGGCGTGCTGCTCCGCGTATCCAACGGCGAACCCGATAGTTACAAAGAGGGTGATATGGTATCGGTTAGGTTTTGGAAGTGGCTGGAGTATTAA